The following are encoded together in the Chaetodon auriga isolate fChaAug3 chromosome 6, fChaAug3.hap1, whole genome shotgun sequence genome:
- the etfa gene encoding electron transfer flavoprotein subunit alpha, mitochondrial has protein sequence MNRALNRTSLKQLTGLLQRFQSTLVVAEHNNDKLTPITLNAITAASKLGGEVSCLVAGTDCAKVVEQISKVQGVKKVLVAQHDSFKGFLPEELTPLVLETQKQFKFTHICAGASAFGKNLLPRVAAKLDVAPVSDIIEIKSPDTFVRTIYAGNALSTVKCNEAIKVFTVRGTSFEAAPVEGGSASSEDVAAASPTGISEWLEQSLTKSDRPELTSAKVVVSGGRGLKSGENFKLLYDLADKLNAAVGASRAAVDAGYVPNDMQVGQTGKIVAPELYIAVGISGAIQHLAGMKDSKTIVAINKDPEAPIFQVADYGLVADLFKAVPEMTSALDK, from the exons ATGAACAGAGCATTAAACAGAACGAGTCTGAAACAATTG ACTGGCCTCCTCCAAAGGTTCCAGAGCACCTTGGTGGTCGCAGAGCACAACAATGACAAGCTGACCCCCATCACACTCAACGCCATCACTGCCGCCAGTAAGCTGGGTGGAGAGGTGTCTTGTCTGGTTGCTGGAACAGACTGTGCAAAG GTTGTGGAGCAAATCAGCAAAGTACAAGGTGTGAAGAAGGTTCTGGTGGCTCAGCATGATTCTTTCAAAGGTTTCCTCCCAG AGGAGCTGACACCACTTGTCctggaaacacaaaagcaaTTCAAATTCACCCACATCTGTGCTGGTGCATCTGCCTTTGGAAAG AACCTGCTTCCCAGAGTGGCTGCCAAGTTGGATGTTGCTCCAGTTTCAGACATTATTGAGATCAAGTCTCCTGACACTTTTGTCAGAACCATTTACGCCG GAAATGCTCTCAGCACTGTGAAATGCAATGAGGCGATCAAGGTCTTCACAGTTAGAGGGACGTCCTTTGAGGCCGCTCCAGTAGAGGGAGGAAGTGCTTCATCAGAAGATG ttgctgctgcttctcccaCTGGAATATCTGAGTGGCTGGAGCAGAGTCTGACAAAGAGCGACCGCCCAGAGCTGACCAGCGCTAAGGTTGTAGTGTCGGGAG GAAGGGGCTTGAAGAGTGGAGAAAACTTCAAGCTGCTCTATGACCTTGCTGACAAGCTGAATGCTGCAG TTGGTGCATCCAGAGCTGCAGTGGATGCTGGGTATGTCCCGAATGACATGCAGGTTGGACAGACAGGCAAAATTGTTGCACCG GAGTTGTACATTGCTGTCGGTATCTCTGGAGCCATTCAACACCTGGCTGGAATGAAAGATAGCAAG actATTGTTGCCATCAACAAGGACCCAGAGGCTCCCATTTTCCAGGTGGCTGACTACGGCTTGGTCGCCGATCTTTTCAAG GCTGTTCCTGAGATGACTTCAGCACTGGACAAGTGA